The proteins below come from a single Chitinophaga pinensis DSM 2588 genomic window:
- a CDS encoding LuxR C-terminal-related transcriptional regulator: protein MLRELITISLLLIISPFTFAQQGYIDSLEAKLKREELSDYEKTVIRCKLTRALFETNLEKAIQLTNNAADAPGADAKAWLYATRIHLLVQRKDKPGAYAAMDSAMRYVNTAKDPIAKGMVWFRSGWLDLIDNENDEAVTKFLKALDYFKGKDGIAYSAITCHYLASIYSYGTDPARQGEYARRSYTLALQNGEADVLNTGYYTIGQYYYDLFKLNPKQQPLLDTALSFYRQAIDLNKRDPAHILVKSNTAGIALNLANIYFQHYPVSYRDSVYHYLDLAENVTSASGLTEILVNCYGMRSEYELLNNNPAEAELILLTALARTETSPIKMPLTQSRIYNALARVAEKQGDTKKALGYMKSFVAANEKAFNQEKINNTQRIEARYRAAQQQQKIVLLEQEAAFRGKRNLLYIGLGIAGFLALTLLLVSYNYRLKASIRKQALIDKEKEEVILKVKLKEAEANQLITEQTLLRERQERLEKELLAEQLQKQEKNQLMEMLADKSTAGNDQIKKLLKRQQQLDEEYEGHKTDFVEVHAAFFEQLQQHAGDSLTRLDMKYCSYILMGLSNKEISNRLNIEAKSIRMARYRIKQKLGLGKDDNLDNFIRTLG from the coding sequence ATGTTACGAGAACTCATAACCATATCGCTACTGCTCATCATTAGCCCCTTTACGTTTGCTCAGCAAGGATATATTGACTCCCTGGAAGCAAAACTCAAGCGGGAAGAACTGTCTGATTACGAAAAGACCGTTATCCGATGTAAACTGACAAGGGCACTGTTTGAGACAAACCTGGAAAAAGCGATCCAGCTCACAAATAATGCCGCCGATGCCCCCGGAGCAGACGCAAAAGCATGGCTCTACGCTACCAGGATCCATCTGCTGGTCCAACGAAAGGATAAACCCGGCGCTTACGCAGCAATGGATAGCGCCATGCGCTATGTAAATACCGCAAAGGATCCTATCGCCAAAGGGATGGTCTGGTTCAGAAGCGGCTGGCTGGATCTGATTGATAATGAAAATGATGAAGCGGTAACGAAGTTCCTGAAGGCACTGGACTACTTTAAAGGAAAAGACGGGATAGCCTATAGCGCTATCACTTGTCATTACCTGGCCAGTATATACAGCTATGGTACGGACCCCGCCCGCCAGGGAGAATATGCCCGACGCAGTTATACCCTGGCATTGCAAAACGGCGAAGCGGATGTACTGAATACTGGCTATTATACAATAGGACAATACTATTATGATCTATTTAAACTGAATCCCAAACAACAGCCACTACTGGATACTGCTCTGTCTTTTTACAGGCAGGCTATTGACCTGAATAAACGGGATCCGGCACATATACTCGTAAAAAGCAACACAGCCGGTATTGCCCTCAATCTGGCAAATATCTACTTCCAGCATTACCCCGTTTCCTACCGGGACAGCGTATATCATTATCTGGACCTGGCAGAAAATGTTACTTCGGCCAGCGGACTCACCGAAATACTGGTAAACTGTTATGGTATGCGCAGTGAATATGAACTGCTGAACAACAATCCCGCCGAAGCGGAACTCATTCTGCTGACGGCCCTGGCCCGTACAGAAACTTCACCCATCAAGATGCCTCTTACCCAGTCACGCATTTACAATGCCCTGGCCAGAGTGGCTGAGAAACAGGGAGATACGAAAAAAGCACTGGGTTACATGAAAAGTTTTGTGGCAGCTAACGAAAAAGCCTTCAACCAGGAAAAGATTAACAATACCCAACGTATAGAGGCACGTTACCGGGCAGCGCAACAGCAACAAAAAATAGTCCTGCTGGAACAGGAGGCTGCCTTCCGGGGTAAACGGAACCTGTTATACATCGGATTAGGTATCGCAGGATTCCTCGCCCTTACCTTACTCCTGGTATCCTACAACTACCGTCTGAAAGCATCTATCCGCAAACAGGCACTGATAGACAAGGAAAAAGAAGAAGTCATTCTGAAGGTAAAACTGAAAGAAGCGGAGGCCAATCAGCTGATCACCGAACAGACCCTCCTGCGGGAACGACAGGAAAGACTGGAAAAAGAACTGCTGGCCGAACAACTGCAAAAACAGGAGAAAAATCAGCTGATGGAAATGCTGGCCGATAAATCTACCGCCGGCAACGATCAGATTAAGAAACTACTGAAACGCCAGCAGCAGCTGGACGAAGAATATGAAGGCCATAAAACGGATTTCGTAGAAGTACATGCTGCCTTCTTTGAACAATTACAGCAACACGCAGGCGATTCCCTGACAAGACTGGACATGAAATACTGTTCCTATATATTGATGGGACTTTCTAATAAAGAGATCTCCAATCGCTTAAATATTGAAGCAAAAAGTATTCGTATGGCTCGCTACAGGATCAAACAAAAACTGGGCTTAGGTAAAGACGATAATCTGGACAATTTCATCAGAACATTGGGATAA
- a CDS encoding lipocalin family protein gives MKATTIKQTLFVLLSVSLFFSCKKDDKPTPPKGCSIDMASIAGTYKLTALTYAAAGDKDPVDYLPFLDDCDKDNITIFGKDGVYEYKDLGAVCDPSSSEKGVWNLQDKTIVIDGEATGAIESFDCSKLVYSAGGILLPGDKMTMTYTKQ, from the coding sequence ATGAAAGCAACAACAATCAAGCAAACTTTATTCGTACTGTTATCTGTTAGCCTGTTCTTTTCCTGCAAAAAAGACGACAAACCGACCCCTCCAAAAGGCTGTAGCATAGATATGGCAAGCATTGCCGGCACTTACAAACTGACGGCGTTAACCTATGCTGCTGCTGGTGACAAAGACCCTGTTGACTACCTTCCGTTCCTGGATGACTGTGACAAAGACAATATCACCATTTTTGGTAAAGATGGTGTCTATGAATACAAAGATCTGGGCGCTGTCTGTGATCCTTCTTCTTCTGAAAAAGGCGTATGGAATTTACAGGATAAGACAATTGTAATAGATGGCGAAGCAACAGGGGCGATCGAAAGCTTCGACTGTAGTAAACTGGTGTATTCTGCGGGTGGTATCTTATTGCCGGGAGATAAAATGACAATGACCTATACCAAACAATAA
- a CDS encoding DUF4870 domain-containing protein has translation MTNRTMAIVAYITLIGWVVAYLSYRKSDDKSPFVQYHLSQSLGIIIFSIALSIASGILVGILPSMATLFYIISLCPFILMLLGIITASNEAQRPIPLIGKLVEGKFNL, from the coding sequence ATGACGAACCGCACGATGGCCATTGTTGCCTACATTACGCTGATAGGATGGGTAGTTGCTTATCTTTCTTACAGGAAGTCTGACGATAAAAGCCCGTTTGTTCAGTATCACCTGAGTCAGTCCCTTGGTATTATTATTTTCTCTATTGCCCTGAGTATTGCCAGTGGCATATTGGTTGGTATACTGCCATCTATGGCGACATTGTTTTACATTATTTCGCTGTGCCCGTTCATTCTGATGCTGCTGGGAATCATTACAGCGTCTAATGAGGCACAGCGCCCTATACCGTTGATAGGGAAATTAGTGGAGGGGAAATTTAACCTGTGA
- a CDS encoding WGR domain-containing protein, translating into MLQYFELQDGTSSKFWQISLTAHTIATRYGKIGTHGKTTTKDFDDPAKARQEYDKLVKEKTGKGYIEIIKDSKALTPGDFYIISEKEAVERFQLNQYINGLYDDGGKYMVYDGDVTFDSMLDTYKFCIAAKDDIYGIIVDGNLTVNGVLFQPDIDNGEHLLVTGNVQVKSINKGGGEFYVKGDLLAEQTIYGYYNHGELTVEGRTQATAIFADDHSFTFKGGVSGTIVGDHEIEGIDGGYSDITVLRPELVKEKEYADSDKVGKYINKGQHILRDEFLPGFKAAAGASPKEAVASVQPEILTAAEAKEKFDFSSYDPIGVIDFNLVLYFENGLTIDGDLNADLARKMLEDQEEPAEIADLLVFVNGNLTVKGDISLGEESFPCLFVCGNVKCDVLYSGSEFIHITGNADIKYALDGNYNDGAITIEGITSVPYVLNSDHDTNITPKDAVLINYFGDSDDFFMYDYTEKDFEEVMAAGTFKNKEFDRHAFIDMLKAKKSPMKKGIQVGRLLVMEELALRKAKPETVQVLDLSNKSLSKFPRILTSFSALKKLTLSGNSIKEIPVEIAALEQLEELHLSGCALETLPLELAQLKQLRVLDVSKNKDLKIPEGFSQSESLRVLDVSKCIGFGLTAGIPALEELRCDKCTEVSPVDFPAAILGCTGLKRLSMNQNSIKQIPAALTTLKQLEELYLDSALSYISELPDLSGLTKLRVLHASGIYNDASSPLVKQELLKSFFKITSLEELRLDLYRRWLQDLDEDDFEGIAKNLAHDPVRLQEIRDLQASKADYGNGKMVGHLRKPMTAEHLEGIGALQQLRILDLSDNMLSELPEELYGLPKLRSLSLKGNSFTIDDRLKIAERLPEVDLDVRENWVPDEVIDTPTAKSWKEVADLIEAGNELWFNYAGEPLNAIKKYDEALEYFNTGKVKDKYLFLYLHYVKTNAYSNIASDDDYDEMSEEDKKKVRLACIETGLKGLSLIPKEMLPATSMGKFYKEAIRIMGNAVAWDMLETYEDAAKMEEALLLINQAAAWVQDKSEYFIYDTKIRILLRLGRKEEAWQLVKKTLEENKSYTDLKDIEDSKEYKQWLKKQ; encoded by the coding sequence ATGCTCCAGTATTTCGAATTACAGGATGGGACATCCTCAAAGTTCTGGCAAATTTCATTAACTGCCCACACCATTGCCACCCGATACGGTAAGATCGGTACCCATGGAAAGACCACAACAAAAGATTTTGATGACCCCGCAAAAGCCCGGCAGGAATATGACAAACTTGTCAAAGAGAAGACCGGAAAAGGCTACATAGAGATCATAAAAGACAGTAAAGCCCTGACTCCCGGTGATTTTTATATTATTTCCGAAAAGGAGGCGGTAGAACGCTTTCAGCTTAATCAGTACATTAACGGTCTGTATGATGACGGCGGAAAGTATATGGTATACGACGGCGATGTCACCTTTGACAGCATGTTGGATACCTATAAATTTTGCATTGCCGCGAAAGACGACATATATGGTATCATCGTGGATGGTAATCTTACCGTCAATGGTGTATTATTCCAGCCGGATATTGATAATGGTGAACATCTGCTGGTTACCGGCAATGTACAGGTAAAAAGCATCAACAAAGGTGGTGGAGAATTTTATGTCAAAGGCGACCTCCTGGCAGAACAAACCATTTATGGTTATTATAACCATGGTGAATTGACGGTGGAAGGTCGTACGCAGGCAACAGCCATCTTCGCAGATGATCATTCGTTTACATTCAAGGGTGGCGTATCCGGAACAATTGTCGGCGATCATGAAATAGAAGGTATAGACGGTGGATATAGTGATATCACTGTATTGCGGCCCGAATTGGTGAAGGAGAAGGAATATGCCGACAGCGATAAGGTTGGTAAATACATTAACAAAGGACAGCACATCCTGAGAGATGAGTTTTTACCTGGTTTCAAAGCGGCTGCAGGCGCTTCTCCTAAAGAAGCCGTAGCTTCCGTTCAGCCGGAGATACTGACTGCTGCTGAAGCAAAGGAAAAGTTTGATTTCAGTAGCTACGATCCTATCGGCGTTATTGATTTTAATCTCGTATTATACTTTGAAAACGGACTGACGATAGATGGAGATCTGAATGCAGATCTGGCCAGGAAAATGCTGGAAGACCAGGAAGAACCTGCTGAGATTGCAGACCTGCTGGTATTCGTAAATGGTAACCTGACAGTAAAAGGAGATATCTCACTGGGTGAAGAAAGTTTCCCTTGTTTGTTTGTATGCGGAAATGTGAAATGTGACGTACTCTATAGTGGCAGTGAGTTTATTCATATCACAGGTAATGCGGATATCAAGTATGCGTTAGACGGTAACTATAATGATGGTGCTATCACTATCGAGGGAATTACCAGTGTGCCGTATGTTCTGAATTCAGACCATGATACGAATATCACGCCCAAAGACGCTGTTTTAATCAATTACTTCGGTGATTCGGATGACTTCTTCATGTATGACTATACTGAAAAGGATTTTGAAGAAGTAATGGCTGCAGGAACTTTCAAGAACAAGGAATTTGACAGGCATGCATTTATTGACATGCTGAAGGCAAAGAAGTCTCCGATGAAAAAAGGCATACAGGTCGGCCGGCTGCTTGTAATGGAGGAGTTGGCGCTGCGAAAGGCGAAGCCTGAAACTGTTCAGGTGCTTGATTTGAGTAATAAATCCCTGAGTAAGTTCCCGAGGATTCTGACAAGTTTCAGTGCGCTGAAAAAGCTGACATTAAGTGGAAACAGTATAAAGGAGATCCCTGTGGAGATAGCTGCGCTTGAACAACTGGAAGAATTACATCTTTCAGGATGTGCATTGGAAACACTGCCCCTGGAACTGGCGCAGCTGAAGCAGCTACGGGTACTGGATGTTTCTAAGAATAAGGACTTGAAGATACCGGAGGGCTTTAGCCAATCGGAATCACTGCGTGTATTAGATGTAAGTAAATGTATCGGTTTCGGATTAACAGCCGGTATCCCTGCACTGGAAGAGCTACGCTGTGATAAATGCACAGAGGTTAGTCCGGTTGATTTTCCTGCGGCTATTCTGGGATGTACAGGTCTGAAACGCCTGTCCATGAACCAGAATTCAATTAAACAGATTCCGGCTGCGCTTACAACATTGAAACAGCTGGAAGAACTGTACCTGGACAGTGCGTTGTCTTATATCAGTGAACTCCCGGATCTGTCGGGACTGACTAAACTAAGGGTCTTACATGCCTCAGGAATATATAATGATGCCAGTTCTCCATTGGTCAAACAGGAGCTGTTGAAAAGTTTCTTTAAGATTACTTCCCTGGAAGAATTGAGGCTGGATCTTTATCGGAGATGGTTGCAGGATCTCGACGAGGATGATTTTGAGGGCATCGCAAAAAATCTTGCGCATGATCCGGTAAGATTACAGGAGATAAGGGACCTGCAGGCTAGTAAAGCAGATTATGGTAATGGAAAAATGGTCGGTCATCTGAGGAAACCAATGACAGCTGAACACCTGGAAGGAATTGGAGCATTGCAGCAGTTGCGTATACTTGATTTGAGTGACAACATGTTGTCCGAATTACCGGAGGAGTTGTATGGTCTACCTAAACTTCGTTCGCTGAGTCTGAAAGGGAATTCTTTCACGATTGACGATCGGTTGAAGATAGCAGAAAGATTACCGGAAGTTGATCTGGATGTAAGGGAGAATTGGGTACCAGATGAAGTCATAGATACGCCAACAGCTAAATCATGGAAAGAGGTGGCCGATCTTATTGAAGCAGGTAATGAACTGTGGTTCAACTATGCAGGAGAGCCACTGAATGCGATAAAGAAATACGACGAGGCCCTGGAATACTTTAATACGGGTAAGGTGAAAGACAAGTACCTGTTCCTGTATCTGCACTATGTGAAAACGAATGCGTATAGCAATATCGCCAGTGATGATGACTATGACGAGATGTCTGAAGAAGATAAAAAAAAGGTGCGACTGGCTTGTATCGAGACGGGGCTGAAAGGACTGTCCCTGATTCCAAAAGAGATGCTGCCGGCTACCAGTATGGGTAAATTTTATAAAGAGGCGATCCGTATTATGGGCAACGCTGTAGCCTGGGACATGCTTGAGACATATGAGGATGCCGCGAAAATGGAAGAAGCCCTGCTGCTTATCAATCAGGCAGCTGCCTGGGTACAGGATAAGAGCGAATACTTTATCTATGATACGAAGATCAGGATACTATTACGTCTCGGTAGAAAAGAAGAAGCCTGGCAGTTGGTGAAGAAAACGTTGGAAGAGAACAAATCTTACACCGATTTGAAAGATATAGAAGATAGCAAAGAGTATAAACAGTGGTTGAAGAAACAGTAA
- a CDS encoding efflux RND transporter permease subunit: MFNKFIQRPVLSIVISLIIVFLGVISITSLPVTQFPSISPPKVNVTCEYPGANGELMIKSVIIPLERAINGVPGMKYMTSDAGNDGEATLQVVFNLGTDPNQASLNVQNRVASVVNKLPPLVVREGVKVSRVESSMLMYVNLYSEDPNADQKFLFNFADINLLPELRRVDGVGFVDILGNREYAMRIWLKPDRMLAYKISADEVMKSLAEQSLEASPGKTGESSGRRSQSFEYVLKYSGRFNSKEQYENVILRSNPNGEILRLKDVAEIEFGSSMYDIYSNLNGKPSAAIVLKQSYGSNASQVIKDVKAKLKEIKGNSFPKGMNYEISYDVSKFLDASIEKVIHTLVEAFVLVGIVVFLFLGDWRSTLIPAMAVPVSLIGTFVFMQFFGITLNLITLFALVLAIGVVVDDAIVVIEAVHAKMEEEHLSPLKATKKAMHEIAGAIIAITFLMSAVFVPVAFMSGPVGIFYRQFSITMATAIILSGVVALTLTPALCAMILKNNHGKKKKLSPVDKFLAAFNRGFDKTQGRYMRILKSIINRRLVTFAMLAGFCAATWYLNGHVPSGFIPNEDQGMLYGIIQTPPGSSLERTNQVAEKLQKICEEIDGVQSVSALAGYEILTEGTGSNSGTCLINLKSWEERKHSVQEIIEELEEKCKDITGANIEFFQPPAVPGYGAAGGFELRLLDKGGSGDYKKMETVSNDFVAELSKHKELASVFSFYSASFPQYMLKIDNDIAQQKGVSIDNAMNTLSTLIGSNYEISFIKFDRPYKVIIQASPQYRALPEDILKLYVKNDRDEMVPFSAFMKMEKVYGLSEITRYNMYNSSQISGSAAPGYSSGQAIQVIDEVAKKTLPRGFGIDWAGISKDEVAQGNQAIYIFLICLGFVYLILAAQYESFILPFAVILSLPAGICGAFFLLTVLGLENNIYAQVAMVMLIGLLGKNAVLIVEFAVQKHRSGSTVLAAAMEGSKVRFRPILMTSFAFIAGLIPLVIATGPGKIGNRTIGTAAAGGMLFGTIFGVLIIPGLYYIFGKIAEKRMLVKEEEENPLTEEIDHNVYV, translated from the coding sequence ATGTTTAATAAATTTATACAGAGGCCGGTCCTCTCAATAGTAATATCGCTCATTATCGTGTTCCTGGGTGTGATCTCCATCACCTCGTTACCGGTAACGCAATTCCCGTCCATCTCCCCTCCCAAGGTGAATGTGACCTGTGAATACCCGGGTGCAAACGGTGAGCTGATGATCAAATCCGTAATCATTCCGCTGGAAAGAGCCATTAACGGTGTTCCCGGCATGAAATACATGACCTCCGACGCAGGTAACGACGGTGAGGCCACCTTACAGGTCGTATTCAACCTAGGTACTGATCCTAACCAGGCTTCCCTGAACGTACAGAACCGTGTGGCTTCCGTGGTAAACAAACTCCCGCCACTGGTAGTACGTGAAGGTGTGAAGGTATCCCGTGTGGAATCCAGCATGTTGATGTACGTGAACCTGTACAGTGAAGATCCGAATGCCGATCAGAAATTCCTCTTCAACTTCGCCGACATTAACCTGTTGCCGGAATTAAGAAGGGTTGACGGTGTAGGTTTCGTGGACATCCTTGGTAACAGGGAATACGCCATGCGTATCTGGCTGAAGCCTGACCGTATGCTGGCTTACAAGATCTCTGCGGATGAAGTGATGAAATCACTGGCTGAACAGAGTCTGGAAGCCTCTCCTGGTAAAACCGGTGAGAGCTCCGGTAGAAGATCTCAGTCTTTTGAATATGTACTGAAATACTCCGGAAGGTTTAACTCTAAAGAGCAGTACGAAAACGTAATCCTGCGCTCTAATCCGAATGGTGAAATTCTTCGCCTGAAAGATGTGGCAGAGATTGAGTTCGGAAGCTCCATGTACGATATCTATTCCAACCTGAATGGTAAACCATCCGCAGCGATCGTACTGAAACAGTCTTACGGTAGTAATGCGAGCCAGGTAATTAAAGACGTTAAAGCGAAACTGAAAGAGATCAAGGGCAACTCCTTCCCGAAAGGAATGAACTATGAGATCAGCTATGACGTATCTAAATTCCTGGATGCCTCTATCGAAAAAGTGATCCACACCCTCGTGGAAGCATTCGTACTGGTTGGTATAGTGGTGTTCCTCTTCCTGGGTGACTGGCGTTCTACCCTGATCCCGGCAATGGCGGTACCCGTATCCCTGATTGGTACGTTCGTATTCATGCAGTTCTTTGGTATCACCCTCAACCTGATCACCCTCTTCGCCCTCGTATTGGCGATCGGTGTCGTGGTGGATGACGCCATCGTGGTAATTGAGGCCGTCCATGCCAAAATGGAGGAAGAACATCTCTCTCCGCTGAAGGCTACCAAAAAGGCCATGCATGAAATTGCGGGTGCGATCATTGCGATCACCTTCCTGATGTCTGCGGTGTTTGTACCGGTGGCGTTCATGTCAGGTCCGGTAGGTATCTTCTATCGCCAGTTCTCCATCACAATGGCAACTGCAATCATCCTCTCCGGTGTGGTAGCATTGACGTTGACGCCTGCGCTTTGTGCGATGATCCTGAAAAACAATCATGGTAAAAAGAAGAAATTATCTCCTGTAGATAAATTCCTGGCGGCGTTCAACAGGGGCTTTGATAAAACGCAGGGCCGCTATATGCGGATCCTGAAGTCCATTATCAACAGACGTCTGGTAACATTCGCCATGCTGGCCGGCTTCTGTGCCGCTACCTGGTATCTGAACGGACACGTGCCTTCCGGCTTCATTCCGAATGAAGACCAGGGTATGTTGTACGGTATCATTCAGACACCTCCGGGATCTTCCCTGGAAAGAACCAATCAGGTAGCAGAGAAACTGCAGAAAATATGCGAAGAGATCGATGGTGTACAATCCGTATCTGCCCTTGCTGGTTATGAGATCCTGACGGAAGGTACCGGTTCCAACTCAGGCACCTGTCTGATCAACCTGAAAAGCTGGGAAGAACGTAAACACTCCGTACAGGAAATCATTGAGGAACTGGAAGAGAAATGTAAAGACATCACCGGCGCGAATATCGAATTCTTCCAGCCACCAGCCGTACCGGGTTATGGTGCAGCGGGCGGTTTCGAATTACGTCTGCTGGATAAAGGAGGTTCCGGCGACTATAAGAAAATGGAAACTGTCAGCAATGATTTTGTAGCAGAACTGAGCAAACACAAAGAGCTGGCATCTGTATTCAGCTTCTACTCTGCCAGCTTCCCGCAATACATGCTGAAAATTGACAATGATATCGCACAGCAAAAAGGCGTAAGCATTGACAATGCCATGAATACCCTCTCTACATTGATAGGTAGTAACTACGAGATCAGCTTCATCAAATTTGACCGTCCTTATAAAGTGATCATTCAGGCTTCTCCGCAATACCGCGCACTGCCTGAGGATATCCTGAAACTGTATGTAAAGAATGACCGCGACGAAATGGTGCCTTTCTCTGCATTTATGAAGATGGAAAAAGTATATGGTCTGTCTGAGATCACCCGCTACAACATGTACAATTCTTCCCAGATCAGTGGTTCCGCCGCTCCGGGATACAGTAGTGGTCAGGCGATCCAGGTAATTGACGAAGTAGCGAAGAAAACACTGCCAAGAGGTTTTGGTATCGACTGGGCAGGTATCTCTAAAGATGAGGTGGCGCAGGGTAACCAGGCGATCTATATCTTCCTCATCTGTCTCGGATTCGTGTACCTGATCCTGGCCGCACAGTATGAGAGCTTCATTCTGCCATTCGCAGTAATCCTCTCCCTGCCAGCGGGTATCTGTGGTGCATTCTTCCTGCTGACTGTACTAGGACTGGAAAACAACATCTACGCACAGGTAGCCATGGTAATGTTGATCGGTCTCTTAGGTAAGAACGCCGTACTGATCGTGGAATTTGCCGTGCAGAAACACCGTTCCGGCTCCACCGTATTGGCGGCTGCTATGGAAGGTTCCAAAGTAAGGTTCCGTCCGATCCTGATGACCTCTTTCGCATTCATCGCGGGTCTGATCCCACTGGTGATCGCTACTGGTCCTGGTAAGATCGGTAACCGTACCATTGGTACAGCTGCTGCAGGCGGTATGTTATTCGGTACCATCTTCGGGGTACTGATCATACCCGGATTATATTACATATTCGGCAAGATTGCGGAAAAACGCATGCTTGTGAAAGAAGAAGAAGAAAATCCATTAACCGAGGAAATCGATCATAATGTATATGTATAA
- a CDS encoding TolC family protein, with amino-acid sequence MYMYKFRINRSIGVLGACLAVASCGVPKVATPTENKSVPVAYNGNQDTTNTALVQWREFFKDKNLVNLIDTALKNNQELMITLQEIEIARNDIRSRKAQLLPTVGVRAGAGVEKVGRYTSQGAGDATTEIEPGKEMPDPLPDFMIGAYANWEADIWSKLHNSKKAAVTRYLASVEGRNFVLTNLIAEIANSYYELLALDNQLEIIRQNIELQKNGLEIVKVQKEASRATELAVKKFEAEVLKSQSLEYDVLQQVKETENRINFLLGRYPQEIARDKGNFVDVLPAMVNTGIPSQLLANRPDIKQAELELTAAKLDVKVARAEFYPSLGISAGVGFNAFKPSYLFKMPESLLYSLAGDIVAPLINRNAIKAEFSSANARQLQALYNYERTILNAYVEVSTQLSNINNLEKSYDLKSKQVDALTRSIDVSNDLFKSARADYLEVLLTQRDALDAKLELVETKKSQLNAVVNIYRNLGGGWK; translated from the coding sequence ATGTATATGTATAAATTCAGGATAAACAGGAGTATCGGTGTGTTGGGGGCTTGTCTGGCAGTAGCCAGTTGCGGAGTGCCGAAAGTAGCGACGCCAACCGAAAATAAATCGGTTCCGGTCGCCTATAACGGAAACCAGGATACCACCAATACTGCTTTGGTACAATGGCGTGAATTCTTTAAAGATAAAAACCTGGTAAACCTGATCGACACAGCACTGAAAAACAACCAGGAGCTGATGATCACTTTACAGGAAATAGAGATTGCCAGAAACGATATCAGGTCGAGAAAGGCACAGTTACTGCCAACAGTAGGTGTAAGGGCGGGAGCAGGCGTTGAGAAAGTAGGACGTTATACCAGCCAGGGTGCCGGTGACGCAACTACGGAGATAGAGCCGGGAAAGGAAATGCCTGATCCCCTGCCCGATTTTATGATCGGCGCCTATGCCAACTGGGAAGCAGACATCTGGAGCAAACTGCACAATTCTAAAAAAGCAGCAGTTACCCGTTACCTGGCAAGCGTAGAAGGCAGAAACTTCGTACTGACCAACCTGATCGCAGAAATCGCCAATTCTTATTATGAACTCCTGGCGCTGGACAACCAGCTTGAGATCATCAGACAGAACATCGAACTGCAAAAGAACGGGCTGGAAATCGTAAAGGTGCAGAAAGAGGCAAGCAGAGCGACAGAACTGGCGGTGAAGAAATTCGAAGCAGAAGTACTGAAATCTCAGAGCCTGGAGTATGATGTCCTTCAGCAGGTCAAAGAAACAGAAAACAGGATTAACTTCCTGCTGGGTCGCTATCCACAGGAAATCGCCAGGGATAAAGGCAACTTCGTGGATGTTCTGCCAGCTATGGTAAATACCGGCATCCCTTCACAACTGCTGGCCAACCGTCCTGATATCAAACAGGCAGAACTGGAACTGACAGCGGCAAAACTGGATGTAAAGGTGGCCCGTGCAGAGTTCTACCCTTCCCTGGGGATATCTGCAGGTGTGGGCTTCAATGCCTTCAAACCTTCCTACCTGTTCAAGATGCCGGAATCCCTGCTGTATTCACTGGCAGGCGATATCGTCGCTCCGCTGATCAACAGGAATGCGATCAAGGCTGAGTTCAGCAGTGCCAACGCAAGACAGCTACAGGCATTGTATAACTACGAGCGGACCATCCTGAACGCCTATGTGGAAGTATCAACGCAGCTCTCCAATATTAATAACCTGGAGAAAAGCTACGATCTGAAATCCAAACAGGTAGACGCACTGACCAGGTCTATTGACGTATCCAACGACCTGTTCAAATCGGCCCGAGCTGATTATTTAGAAGTACTGCTGACACAGCGTGATGCACTGGATGCCAAACTGGAACTGGTGGAAACTAAAAAATCACAACTGAATGCAGTGGTAAATATCTATAGGAACTTAGGGGGTGGATGGAAATAA